A window of the Rhodoluna limnophila genome harbors these coding sequences:
- the trpA gene encoding tryptophan synthase subunit alpha gives MSKTADVLRANKAAGKGSLIGYFPAGYPNLEDSIEASIAMCQNGVDVLELGVPYSDPVMDGIVIQEATMAALEGGFKLKQTFDAVKAITSVVDTPVLVMTYWNPVLSYGVEKFAQDLAEAGGAGLITPDLIPDEAREWLEQSDKYSLDRVFLAAPTSSEDRMKTACDLSRGFVYAVSTMGITGARTEVDANAKKVVANVRKASDTQNTAVGIGISTADQVLEVNQYSEGAIVGSAFVRAYQQGGIQALKDKVRELSAGLKK, from the coding sequence ATGTCTAAAACTGCCGATGTTCTTCGTGCCAATAAAGCAGCTGGTAAAGGCTCGCTGATTGGGTACTTTCCTGCGGGTTACCCAAACCTAGAAGACTCTATTGAAGCTTCAATCGCGATGTGCCAGAACGGCGTAGACGTCCTTGAGCTTGGAGTCCCATACAGTGACCCGGTTATGGATGGAATCGTAATTCAAGAGGCCACCATGGCGGCGCTTGAGGGTGGCTTCAAGCTGAAGCAGACATTTGATGCTGTCAAGGCAATTACCAGCGTGGTCGACACCCCAGTGTTGGTAATGACCTATTGGAACCCAGTTTTGAGCTACGGCGTTGAAAAATTTGCCCAGGACCTAGCTGAGGCTGGGGGAGCGGGACTGATTACTCCAGACCTGATTCCCGATGAAGCACGTGAGTGGCTCGAACAGTCAGACAAGTACTCGCTAGATCGAGTCTTTTTGGCGGCTCCAACCTCATCAGAGGATCGGATGAAGACCGCGTGCGATCTAAGTCGAGGGTTTGTTTATGCGGTTTCGACCATGGGCATTACCGGTGCTCGAACAGAAGTAGACGCCAACGCCAAGAAGGTTGTGGCAAACGTTCGAAAGGCCTCTGACACGCAAAACACAGCGGTTGGTATCGGAATCTCCACCGCCGACCAGGTTCTCGAAGTCAATCAATACTCTGAGGGAGCCATCGTTGGTTCTGCGTTCGTCCGTGCCTACCAGCAAGGTGGCATCCAAGCGCTTAAAGATAAAGTCCGCGAGCTTTCCGCGGGCCTAAAAAAGTAA